One stretch of Aquimarina sp. Aq107 DNA includes these proteins:
- the cobA gene encoding uroporphyrinogen-III C-methyltransferase, whose translation MSTHISILGLGWLGLPLALQLQKRGYSVNGSTAELDALKSLCKYSFPTSRIKIESDTIIGDWESFINETSTLIINFPPKRIDNIEVVHPLQIEQIIKHTPRSTKVIFVSSTSVYQNSNNLINETEDCAPEKASGRALLKAEQLLQQYFRANITIVRLAGLIGPQRNPGRLLADKKQLKNPNVPVNLIHQKDAIDLIEAILEQNCFGEIINGCSDMHPKRKEFYENAAIQLSLPTPVFHTITKENFKIVDNSKSKALLNFKYQFSNPEWIFTKKHLPEINIIGAGPGNKNLLTLKALEAIEKADVILHDNLISDEILDINTLAKHMYVGRKFGDSENQETRQNKINTLMKNHCELGDKVVRLKSGDPYVYGRAAEEARFLKKHKLPFTVVPGISAALAAANICNIPITERNQSNSMLICTAHTADYSFEQLNGIAHMLKAGNTISIYMGLKNLHRIVPKLLEVCKDDRIPVNAISSVSRKQQAIVTGNLGNIEEKIMNATIQMPVVFIIGATPI comes from the coding sequence ATGAGTACTCATATCTCTATACTAGGCTTAGGTTGGTTGGGGTTGCCGCTTGCGTTGCAACTTCAAAAAAGAGGGTATTCAGTTAATGGAAGCACCGCTGAACTGGATGCGTTAAAATCACTATGTAAGTATTCGTTCCCCACAAGCAGAATAAAAATTGAATCTGATACGATTATAGGAGATTGGGAATCTTTTATAAATGAAACATCGACGCTTATTATCAATTTTCCTCCAAAACGTATTGATAACATAGAAGTCGTTCATCCGCTTCAGATCGAACAGATTATAAAACATACACCTAGATCAACTAAGGTTATTTTTGTAAGCTCTACTTCAGTATATCAAAATAGTAATAACCTGATAAATGAAACAGAAGATTGTGCGCCAGAAAAAGCATCTGGGAGAGCCTTACTCAAGGCAGAACAATTATTGCAACAATATTTTCGTGCTAACATAACTATAGTAAGATTAGCAGGACTAATTGGACCACAACGTAATCCAGGAAGATTGCTAGCAGATAAGAAACAATTAAAAAACCCTAATGTACCTGTAAATCTTATTCATCAAAAAGATGCTATAGATCTAATTGAAGCAATTTTAGAACAAAATTGTTTTGGCGAAATTATTAATGGTTGTTCGGATATGCACCCAAAACGGAAAGAATTTTATGAAAATGCAGCTATCCAGTTAAGCCTGCCAACACCGGTTTTTCATACAATAACAAAAGAAAACTTTAAAATAGTCGATAATTCAAAATCAAAGGCACTGCTTAATTTTAAGTATCAATTTTCAAACCCAGAATGGATTTTTACAAAAAAACACTTACCAGAAATTAATATTATTGGTGCAGGGCCAGGGAATAAAAATTTATTAACGTTAAAAGCTTTAGAAGCTATTGAAAAAGCTGATGTTATTTTACATGATAATTTAATTTCTGATGAGATATTAGATATCAATACACTGGCTAAACATATGTATGTTGGTCGAAAATTTGGTGATTCGGAAAACCAAGAAACCCGACAAAACAAGATCAATACGTTGATGAAAAATCATTGCGAACTGGGAGATAAAGTGGTTAGGTTGAAATCAGGAGACCCATATGTTTATGGTAGAGCAGCAGAAGAAGCTCGTTTTTTGAAAAAACACAAACTACCTTTTACAGTTGTACCGGGAATTTCTGCAGCCTTAGCAGCGGCTAATATTTGTAATATACCAATAACAGAGCGCAATCAATCTAATTCCATGTTAATATGTACTGCGCATACAGCTGATTATTCGTTTGAGCAATTAAATGGAATTGCACATATGCTAAAAGCAGGGAATACGATTTCTATTTACATGGGATTAAAAAACTTGCATAGAATTGTTCCTAAATTATTAGAAGTATGTAAAGATGATAGGATTCCTGTAAACGCTATTTCAAGTGTTTCGAGAAAACAGCAAGCCATCGTTACTGGAAACTTAGGAAATATAGAAGAAAAAATAATGAATGCTACGATACAAATGCCGGTAGTTTTTATTATTGGCGCAACACCAATTTAA